GAACGCCCACGTATGGAGTTTCTTGCTGCCGGTCTTCCCCCAGTCCGACTCACGAAGGTTTTCGGGCCAGCTCACCGCAAGCGTGCCAATCCCCCGTTCGACACATTCGGTGATGATTGTGTCCGTGAGAACGTGGTAGAAGTGGGCTTCGCGGTCAGCGAGTTTCCGACGTGCCCACATCGACTTCTCAGACGGGCCGTTCTCACCCTCTGTGTCATACTCGGCGCGGGTGAAGTAGTGTTTGTCCTGTTTGAGCGAGTTACCGGGGTAGAGAACGTATTCGTCGGGGAACGCGACCGTTGCGATGTTCTTGATGCCGAGGTCGATGCCAGCAACACCATCGCCTTCGGAGTCGTTGGTTTCGAGTTCGACTTTACAGACGAAGTGTAGTTCCCACTCATCGCCTTTCCAGACGGCACGAACGTTCTGTACTGAATTGACTTCCGAGAGGTCAACGTTGGGGCGGGTCTGGTACTCGCAGAGCAGGAAGTCCGACCAGTTCTCTTTGAGGTTCGATCCTTTACTGAGTCGGACGCGGTTGTTCTCGGGATCGTGCTTGAAGCCGTCTGCCTTGAACGTCACCGTACTACGCGGTCGGTTATCGCCGTATTTGCGGTAGCCGGGTGGATTTGCCTCTGGGTCTCTCTGTCGCAGGTCGAACCATGACTGGAAAGCGTCGGAAAGTTCTTCGATGACTTTCTGACTGGATTGTGCGTTCAAGTCTTTCCAGCACGACCGGTTCTTCATGTACGCTTTCAGCGCTCCCTCATCTGGAATTTCGCCGGTTGCGGTCCGGATGCGGTCGGCTGTCCAGCGTGCGACGTTCCAGATTTTTGAGGCGGAATCGCCGAGCGAATCGAGACCATCACACACCTGCCGGTGGTTCTGGATGGAACCAACGTAGGTGCGCGTGACCTTAATCACTATACATAGCCTATGTAAATAAATCTACTTAATTGTGTGGGTCGACTTTGAATATCCGGCCTGAGTGTCGTCAGTGGTTATGTAGTGGTTGTCGAATTCACTCCCGCCCCTAGAACGCGAAGCGTCTCGTCAACGCCGTAAACGACGGGATTCTCTCCTCGAAGAAAGATAGCTTGAAACCCGACCGTTCCGAGCGTGGGGTATGGTGACGACTATCGAAATCGTCTGTTTCGATGGCTTCGAGGAACTGGACGCCATCGGCCCGTACGAGGTGTTGCAGGTCGCGGCCTCGCGGGGCCTTCCCCTCGACGTGTCGCTGGTGACGCTCGAGGCGTGCGACCG
This window of the Haloplanus rubicundus genome carries:
- a CDS encoding RNA-guided endonuclease InsQ/TnpB family protein gives rise to the protein MVIKVTRTYVGSIQNHRQVCDGLDSLGDSASKIWNVARWTADRIRTATGEIPDEGALKAYMKNRSCWKDLNAQSSQKVIEELSDAFQSWFDLRQRDPEANPPGYRKYGDNRPRSTVTFKADGFKHDPENNRVRLSKGSNLKENWSDFLLCEYQTRPNVDLSEVNSVQNVRAVWKGDEWELHFVCKVELETNDSEGDGVAGIDLGIKNIATVAFPDEYVLYPGNSLKQDKHYFTRAEYDTEGENGPSEKSMWARRKLADREAHFYHVLTDTIITECVERGIGTLAVSWPENLRESDWGKTGSKKLHTWAFDRIYQYLEYKGEIRGVEVLKKNEWDTSKTCSACGDNTKANRKHRGLYVCSSCGLVGNADCNGAENMRQKITPSPHGEDRSNGCVAQPSAYLFDSESGVFAPREQVVS